In the genome of Paenibacillus pabuli, one region contains:
- a CDS encoding ABC transporter substrate-binding protein, with product MKKFKLKYISMIALVSAVIMVSGCQLNGANQPKQEEITVWSFTDEAGYAIEKFEEKYPDIKVNFVNIPGNFYITKLKSALQTTSKAPDVFMIENANIRELIDVPYLENLSAAPYNANELIPEQYAFVQANEKDSEGNIRAIGYQGTPGGIYYRRDLAKEYLGTDDPEKVAPQIDTWEKIFEIGERVQQQSGNKVHALANWNAVSNSYDGIPWVKDGKLVIDPTYMKVLDLVREARQRHVLAELDDGSAGYAASMQKGQVMFYPGATWALQYTFKANAPDTEGLWGLAPGPSAFSAGGTYIAMYSKSDKKDLAWKFIEFYNFDHDFLSELAKEQDYFTSNMVVNDQLARSVSSAYLGGQKHFEFFSEAAKQVPVYARTKYDSIINNDIFKNVLQLYLNNDIQTKEEAIKRIKRDVKLRFPELEVD from the coding sequence ATGAAGAAGTTTAAGCTTAAATATATCTCCATGATTGCACTCGTAAGCGCAGTGATAATGGTGTCCGGCTGCCAATTAAATGGAGCCAACCAGCCCAAGCAGGAAGAGATTACCGTTTGGAGTTTTACGGATGAAGCAGGTTATGCCATTGAGAAATTTGAGGAGAAATATCCGGACATTAAGGTGAACTTTGTTAATATTCCGGGCAATTTCTACATCACCAAACTTAAGTCTGCACTACAGACAACGTCCAAGGCACCGGATGTGTTTATGATCGAGAATGCAAATATAAGAGAGCTGATTGATGTGCCTTATCTGGAGAATTTATCGGCAGCACCGTATAACGCCAATGAACTGATTCCAGAGCAATATGCTTTTGTGCAGGCCAATGAGAAGGATAGCGAAGGAAATATTAGAGCAATCGGTTATCAGGGAACGCCTGGAGGCATCTATTATCGAAGAGATCTAGCCAAAGAATATCTGGGTACGGACGATCCGGAGAAGGTGGCGCCGCAGATCGATACTTGGGAGAAGATATTTGAGATTGGCGAGAGGGTCCAGCAGCAGAGTGGAAACAAAGTTCATGCCCTTGCCAACTGGAATGCGGTATCCAATTCATATGATGGTATTCCTTGGGTTAAGGATGGGAAGTTAGTGATTGATCCCACCTATATGAAGGTGCTTGACCTTGTTCGTGAAGCACGTCAGCGACATGTGCTTGCAGAGTTGGATGATGGTAGTGCGGGGTATGCAGCTTCGATGCAAAAAGGGCAGGTGATGTTCTATCCTGGAGCGACCTGGGCGCTGCAATACACTTTTAAGGCAAACGCGCCGGATACCGAAGGGTTATGGGGCCTCGCGCCCGGACCATCTGCTTTTAGTGCCGGTGGAACTTATATTGCGATGTACAGCAAAAGTGACAAAAAAGATCTGGCCTGGAAGTTCATTGAGTTTTATAACTTTGATCATGATTTCCTGTCTGAGCTTGCGAAGGAGCAGGACTATTTCACAAGCAACATGGTCGTGAATGATCAGCTGGCGAGATCTGTATCTTCAGCATATTTGGGCGGGCAGAAGCATTTTGAATTTTTCTCGGAAGCGGCCAAGCAGGTTCCTGTATATGCGCGAACCAAATATGATTCAATCATTAACAATGATATCTTCAAAAATGTACTCCAGTTGTACCTCAATAACGACATTCAGACCAAGGAAGAGGCCATAAAACGTATAAAGCGTGATGTCAAATTGAGATTTCCGGAGCTGGAAGTGGATTAG